A portion of the Leisingera sp. NJS204 genome contains these proteins:
- the virB9 gene encoding P-type conjugative transfer protein VirB9 — MKRFVPLVAACLLAASPAFSLDVPNPSTSDSRVRSVNYNEWDVVRVVGTVRTAVQIVFSQSEEILDVGGGDTVAWEFKPRGNILYLKAREAHPPTNLQIATVRSDGTTRTYSFELITRKGDIMVNNRDVYFQVRFRYPRDEAEARREARAADRQAAQEQAARSRLSASVAHSGTKNWQYLAAGSRNLQPSTVYDNGDMTVLTFKRSNRLPSVYMVGTDGEERLANTTVHRNEVIVHGVAHEIRLRLGREVTAVYNVGVGKGHTAISTSTTSHRVNREVIGGSQ; from the coding sequence ATGAAACGCTTTGTTCCTCTCGTCGCTGCCTGCCTCTTGGCCGCTTCCCCTGCCTTCTCGCTGGATGTTCCTAACCCCAGTACCTCGGACAGCCGGGTCCGGTCGGTCAACTACAATGAATGGGACGTGGTGCGTGTCGTCGGCACGGTGCGAACGGCTGTTCAAATTGTATTCTCCCAATCCGAAGAAATCTTGGACGTTGGCGGCGGCGATACCGTCGCTTGGGAGTTCAAGCCGCGAGGCAACATCCTATACCTGAAAGCCCGTGAGGCTCACCCCCCAACAAACCTTCAAATTGCGACCGTCCGTTCCGACGGAACAACCCGAACTTACTCGTTCGAGCTGATCACCCGCAAAGGCGACATCATGGTGAACAACCGTGATGTGTATTTTCAGGTGCGTTTCCGCTATCCCCGCGATGAAGCCGAGGCCCGCCGGGAGGCGCGCGCAGCTGATAGGCAAGCAGCCCAGGAGCAAGCAGCGCGCTCCCGCCTGTCGGCTTCCGTGGCGCACTCAGGAACCAAAAACTGGCAGTATCTCGCAGCTGGCTCGCGCAATCTTCAGCCGTCTACCGTCTACGACAACGGAGATATGACAGTTCTAACCTTCAAGCGCAGCAATCGCTTGCCGTCCGTCTACATGGTTGGAACCGACGGTGAAGAGCGCCTGGCAAACACCACTGTTCACCGCAACGAGGTTATTGTGCATGGCGTTGCCCATGAAATCCGCCTCCGCCTGGGGCGGGAAGTCACTGCCGTCTACAACGTAGGCGTCGGCAAGGGACACACGGCGATCAGCACCAGTACAACCAGCCACCGTGTAAATCGCGAAGTCATTGGAGGGAGCCAATAA
- a CDS encoding virB8 family protein yields the protein MIQSDKELQEYFNQARTFDQDRLSAAQRSKLLAWSVAGVSSLIAIASVTAVAFLAPLKTVEPFVIRVDEATGVPEVMTALTDGQEVYNEAIAKYFLALYVRTREGYSYAARSVIFDHVQIMSGPEEQTEFAAHYNASNPDSPQYIFGKKTKAEVQIRSVSFLDDGLAQVRFYRVTKNEDEDLERRSQWVATLTYTFDGQAEISSQDRMINPLGFVVTDYRADPEVVQ from the coding sequence ATGATCCAGAGTGATAAAGAGCTTCAGGAGTATTTTAACCAGGCCCGCACCTTTGATCAGGACAGACTTTCTGCTGCGCAGCGGTCAAAACTGTTGGCCTGGTCCGTAGCTGGGGTTTCCAGCTTAATCGCAATCGCCAGCGTCACTGCCGTCGCCTTCTTGGCCCCTCTGAAAACGGTTGAGCCATTCGTTATCCGGGTCGATGAAGCCACCGGCGTTCCGGAAGTCATGACGGCGCTTACCGACGGCCAGGAAGTCTATAACGAGGCCATCGCCAAGTATTTTCTGGCGCTCTACGTCCGCACACGCGAAGGCTATTCCTATGCCGCGCGCAGCGTCATTTTTGACCATGTGCAGATTATGTCCGGCCCGGAAGAACAGACTGAATTTGCGGCACACTACAACGCATCGAACCCGGACAGTCCGCAATACATCTTCGGAAAAAAGACCAAGGCCGAAGTTCAAATTCGTTCGGTTTCCTTTCTGGACGACGGGCTGGCGCAGGTTCGCTTTTACCGCGTCACCAAGAACGAGGACGAGGACCTGGAGCGGCGCAGCCAGTGGGTCGCGACCCTTACCTACACATTCGATGGTCAGGCTGAAATCAGCTCACAGGACCGCATGATTAACCCGCTCGGCTTTGTCGTCACCGACTACCGCGCAGATCCGGAGGTGGTGCAATGA